The following proteins are encoded in a genomic region of Pseudomonas saponiphila:
- a CDS encoding cupin domain-containing protein, whose product MPLLSFEYLSHQLPAPWQSTRVGQVGPARIKVLRMDEQPYPEETHDYNEGLLVTQGCLRLGIGQACVEVMAGQMYLVEAGQAHSVLPGSHGTLVIIDV is encoded by the coding sequence ATGCCCCTGCTGTCATTCGAATACCTGTCCCACCAGTTGCCGGCGCCCTGGCAATCCACGCGGGTGGGCCAGGTCGGCCCGGCCCGCATCAAGGTGCTGCGCATGGACGAGCAGCCCTACCCGGAAGAAACCCACGACTACAACGAAGGCCTGCTGGTGACCCAGGGCTGCCTGCGCCTGGGCATTGGCCAGGCTTGCGTGGAAGTCATGGCGGGCCAGATGTACCTGGTGGAGGCCGGCCAGGCCCACAGCGTGCTGCCCGGCAGCCACGGCACCCTGGTGATCATCGACGTCTAG
- a CDS encoding type B 50S ribosomal protein L31 — protein MKPNIHPDYRTVLFHDTAADVFFLIGSTVDTDRTHTHSDGKTYPYVTLDVSSASHPVYTGQQRKTQSEGRIAGFNKRFASFGSSGKAAK, from the coding sequence ATGAAACCCAACATCCACCCCGACTATCGCACCGTGCTGTTTCACGACACCGCCGCCGACGTGTTCTTTCTCATCGGCTCCACCGTCGACACCGATCGCACGCATACCCACAGCGACGGCAAGACCTACCCCTACGTGACCCTGGACGTGTCCAGCGCCTCGCATCCGGTGTACACCGGCCAGCAGCGCAAGACCCAGTCCGAAGGCCGTATCGCCGGCTTCAACAAGCGTTTCGCTTCCTTCGGCTCCAGCGGCAAAGCGGCCAAGTGA
- a CDS encoding amino acid permease has translation MSVGNQLPHGESAQGGPLKRELGERHIRLMALGACIGVGLFLGSAKAIEMAGPAIMLSYIIGGLAILVIMRALGEMAVHNPVAGSFSRYAQDYLGPLAGFLTGWNYWFLWLVTCVAEITAVAVYMGIWFPDVPRWIWALAALVSMGSINLIAVKAFGEFEFWFALIKIVTIIAMVIGGVGIIAFGFGNDGVALGISNLWTHGGFMPNGVTGVLMSLQMVMFAYLGVEMIGLTAGEARNPQKTIPNAIGSVFWRILLFYVGALFVILSIYPWNEIGTQGSPFVMTFERLGIKTAAGIINFVVITAALSSCNGGIFSTGRMLYSLAQNGQAPAGFAKTSNNGVPRRALLLSIFALLLGVLLNYLVPEKVFVWVTSIATFGAIWTWVMILLAQLKFRKGLSPSERAALKYRMWLYPVSSYLALAFLVLVVGLMAYFPDTRVALYVGPAFLVLLTVLFYLFKLQPTNVQQGAVRSAS, from the coding sequence ATGTCAGTTGGCAACCAACTGCCCCACGGCGAGTCCGCTCAGGGCGGTCCGCTGAAACGCGAACTGGGTGAACGGCATATTCGCTTGATGGCCCTGGGCGCCTGCATTGGTGTCGGCCTGTTCCTGGGCTCGGCCAAGGCCATCGAAATGGCCGGCCCGGCCATCATGCTGTCCTACATCATCGGCGGCCTAGCGATCCTGGTGATCATGCGCGCCCTCGGCGAGATGGCGGTGCACAACCCGGTGGCCGGCTCCTTCAGCCGTTACGCGCAAGACTATCTGGGCCCGCTGGCGGGCTTTCTGACCGGCTGGAACTACTGGTTCCTGTGGCTGGTGACCTGTGTCGCGGAAATCACTGCGGTGGCGGTGTACATGGGCATCTGGTTCCCCGACGTGCCGCGCTGGATCTGGGCCCTGGCGGCCCTGGTGAGCATGGGCTCGATCAACCTGATCGCGGTCAAGGCCTTCGGTGAGTTCGAATTCTGGTTCGCCCTGATCAAGATCGTCACCATCATCGCCATGGTCATCGGCGGCGTCGGCATCATTGCCTTCGGCTTCGGCAACGATGGCGTGGCCCTGGGGATCTCCAACCTGTGGACCCACGGCGGTTTCATGCCCAACGGCGTGACTGGCGTGCTGATGTCGCTGCAGATGGTGATGTTCGCCTACCTGGGCGTAGAGATGATCGGCCTCACCGCCGGCGAAGCGCGCAACCCGCAGAAGACCATTCCCAATGCCATCGGCTCGGTGTTCTGGCGCATCCTGCTGTTCTACGTGGGCGCGCTGTTCGTGATCCTGTCGATCTACCCGTGGAACGAGATCGGCACCCAGGGCAGCCCGTTCGTGATGACCTTCGAGCGTCTGGGAATCAAGACCGCCGCCGGCATCATCAACTTCGTGGTGATCACCGCCGCGCTGTCGTCCTGCAACGGCGGCATCTTCAGCACCGGGCGCATGCTCTACAGCCTGGCGCAGAACGGCCAGGCTCCGGCCGGCTTCGCCAAGACCTCGAACAACGGCGTGCCACGTCGCGCGCTGCTGCTGTCGATCTTCGCCCTGCTGCTGGGCGTGCTGCTGAACTATCTGGTGCCGGAGAAAGTGTTCGTCTGGGTGACGTCGATTGCCACCTTCGGTGCGATCTGGACCTGGGTGATGATCCTTCTGGCCCAGCTCAAGTTCCGCAAGGGCCTGAGCCCGAGCGAGCGGGCCGCATTGAAGTACCGCATGTGGCTGTACCCGGTCAGTTCCTACCTGGCCCTGGCGTTCCTGGTGCTGGTGGTGGGGCTGATGGCCTACTTCCCGGACACCCGCGTGGCGCTGTACGTCGGCCCGGCATTCCTGGTGCTGCTGACCGTGCTGTTCTACCTGTTCAAGCTGCAACCGACCAATGTCCAGCAAGGGGCGGTGCGCTCGGCGTCCTGA
- a CDS encoding HD domain-containing phosphohydrolase, producing MGELNVATVTRLPGVLLVDSQDTVLQRLHKLLSAHDYRLYLAHDASEALQVMAREEVDLVISAAHLPQVDGATLLARLHQDYPATTRILLTGDPDLKLIAKAINEGEIYRYLSKPWDDQELLLTLRQALDHQHSERERQRLEALAQQQNRELKAVNALLEKRVAARTAELQQTADMLDLAYEELKHSYATGAELFSLLVNQRLPSDKQTNRRIIELVRAYCKVQGIDAVAQRDLAMAAALHNIGKLSWSDSMMITPADLLHHHERERYRAYPAQSESLLMTLEPVQDAARLIRHHQEHWDGTGFPDHLKGEAIPLGSRLLKLAVDFVELQCGLILERRMNSDEALVFIRKYAGRLYDPQLVEGFIQVCSVYLSDVTLGDPSVKVLSTRELQAGMVLARNLNADNGMLLLNAGKVLSMPLVDKLIAFETMEGGRYSVFVKLPQETPMRA from the coding sequence ATGGGTGAACTGAACGTTGCCACAGTCACACGCTTGCCTGGGGTCCTGCTGGTGGATAGCCAGGACACTGTTCTGCAACGCCTGCACAAACTGCTCAGCGCCCATGACTACCGCCTGTACCTGGCCCACGATGCCAGCGAGGCGCTGCAGGTGATGGCCCGCGAGGAAGTGGACCTGGTGATCAGCGCCGCCCATCTGCCCCAGGTGGACGGAGCGACCCTGTTGGCGCGCCTGCACCAGGACTACCCAGCTACCACGCGGATCCTGCTGACCGGCGATCCAGACTTGAAGCTGATCGCCAAGGCGATCAACGAAGGGGAAATCTACCGTTACCTGAGCAAGCCCTGGGACGACCAGGAGCTGCTGCTGACCCTGCGCCAGGCCCTGGACCATCAGCATTCCGAACGCGAGCGCCAGCGCCTGGAAGCCCTGGCCCAGCAGCAGAATCGCGAGCTCAAGGCGGTCAACGCCCTGCTGGAGAAGCGTGTTGCGGCCCGTACCGCCGAGTTGCAGCAAACTGCCGACATGCTTGATCTGGCCTATGAAGAGCTCAAGCACAGTTATGCCACCGGCGCCGAGCTGTTCTCGCTGCTGGTGAACCAGCGTCTGCCCAGCGACAAGCAGACCAACCGCCGGATCATCGAACTGGTGCGCGCCTACTGCAAGGTTCAGGGCATCGACGCCGTGGCCCAGCGCGACCTGGCCATGGCCGCGGCCCTGCACAACATCGGCAAGCTGAGCTGGAGCGACAGCATGATGATCACCCCGGCCGATCTGCTGCATCACCATGAGCGCGAGCGTTATCGGGCCTATCCGGCGCAGAGCGAGTCCCTGCTGATGACCCTGGAGCCGGTGCAGGATGCCGCGCGTTTGATCCGTCACCACCAGGAGCACTGGGACGGCACCGGCTTTCCCGATCACCTCAAGGGCGAGGCGATTCCCCTGGGCTCGCGGCTGCTCAAGCTGGCGGTGGACTTTGTCGAACTGCAGTGCGGGCTGATCCTCGAACGTCGCATGAACAGCGACGAGGCCCTGGTGTTCATCCGCAAGTACGCCGGTCGGCTGTACGACCCGCAACTGGTGGAAGGCTTCATCCAGGTGTGTTCGGTGTACCTGAGCGACGTGACCCTGGGCGACCCTTCGGTCAAGGTACTGAGCACCCGGGAGCTGCAGGCGGGCATGGTTCTGGCGCGCAACCTGAATGCCGACAACGGCATGCTGCTGCTCAACGCCGGCAAGGTGTTGAGCATGCCCCTGGTGGACAAGCTGATCGCCTTTGAAACCATGGAGGGCGGTCGCTACAGCGTGTTCGTCAAGCTGCCCCAGGAGACGCCGATGAGGGCCTGA
- a CDS encoding alpha/beta fold hydrolase, whose product MPRRLFAVIALLMSFNSAFAGERWQTLPPTPAPVAGAQAGYAEVNGIRLYYSKLGHGSPVVLLHGGLGNADYWGLQAKALATRHTVISVDSRGHGRSTRDARPYGYDLMADDVIALLDQLQIPRADFVGWSDGAILGLDLAMRYPQRVGKVFAYAANTQTSGVKEGVENNPTFAAYIERAGQEYARLSPTPKEYPAFVEQIGHMWASQPNWSDADLARIKAPVLIVDGDHDEAIKREHTEYMAATIPGAGLLILPNVSHFAFLQDPGLFNAALEHFLDEK is encoded by the coding sequence ATGCCTCGTCGTCTGTTCGCAGTGATCGCTCTACTGATGTCCTTCAACAGCGCCTTTGCCGGCGAACGCTGGCAGACCCTGCCGCCCACCCCCGCCCCGGTGGCCGGGGCCCAAGCCGGTTATGCCGAGGTCAACGGCATTCGCCTCTACTACAGCAAGCTCGGCCACGGCTCGCCGGTGGTGCTGCTGCATGGCGGCCTGGGCAATGCCGACTACTGGGGACTACAGGCCAAGGCCCTGGCCACCCGGCACACGGTGATCAGCGTCGACAGCCGCGGCCACGGGCGCAGCACGCGAGATGCCCGGCCCTATGGCTACGACCTGATGGCCGATGACGTGATCGCCCTGCTGGACCAGTTGCAGATCCCCCGCGCCGACTTCGTCGGCTGGAGCGACGGCGCGATCCTCGGCCTGGACCTGGCCATGCGTTACCCGCAGCGGGTCGGCAAGGTCTTCGCCTACGCCGCCAACACCCAGACCTCCGGGGTCAAGGAAGGCGTGGAGAACAACCCGACCTTCGCCGCCTACATCGAACGGGCCGGCCAGGAATATGCCCGGCTGTCACCGACGCCCAAGGAGTATCCGGCCTTTGTCGAGCAGATCGGCCACATGTGGGCCAGCCAGCCGAACTGGAGCGATGCCGACCTGGCACGGATCAAGGCGCCGGTGCTGATCGTCGATGGTGACCATGATGAAGCCATCAAGCGCGAGCACACCGAGTACATGGCAGCGACCATTCCCGGCGCCGGGCTCTTGATTCTGCCGAACGTCAGCCACTTCGCCTTCCTCCAGGACCCGGGCCTGTTCAACGCGGCCCTGGAGCACTTCCTCGACGAGAAATAG
- a CDS encoding papain-like cysteine protease family protein gives MLSSNLTASSALQALPQCLAGTLLEPQLSEADTHAEAAPQAAVRLNFSVQPQTQSNWCWAALSASVGNYYGTGSWTQCAVANAELGRNSCCSQPGPCNVYGYLDSALRTTRCYGGMREDRMQMPAIDNQLGMGRPVGLRCAWYGGGAHFLTIFGSEGGYILVADSIYGYSTRALNSFPASYNGGGQWTHTYFTRKN, from the coding sequence ATGTTAAGTAGCAACCTGACCGCCAGCAGCGCTCTCCAGGCCTTGCCCCAGTGCCTGGCCGGTACGCTGCTGGAACCACAACTGAGCGAAGCCGACACCCACGCCGAAGCGGCGCCCCAAGCTGCTGTCCGGCTGAATTTCAGCGTGCAACCGCAAACCCAGAGCAACTGGTGCTGGGCCGCCCTGTCCGCTTCGGTCGGCAACTATTACGGCACCGGTTCCTGGACCCAATGCGCCGTGGCCAATGCCGAGCTGGGCCGCAACTCCTGCTGCAGCCAGCCCGGACCGTGCAACGTCTACGGCTACCTGGACTCGGCCCTGCGCACCACCCGCTGCTACGGCGGCATGCGCGAAGACCGGATGCAGATGCCGGCCATCGACAACCAGCTGGGCATGGGCCGCCCCGTGGGCCTGCGTTGTGCCTGGTACGGCGGCGGCGCGCATTTCCTGACGATCTTCGGCAGTGAAGGCGGCTACATCCTGGTAGCGGATTCGATCTACGGCTACTCGACCCGCGCCCTGAACAGCTTCCCCGCCTCCTACAACGGCGGCGGCCAATGGACCCACACCTACTTCACCCGGAAAAACTAG
- a CDS encoding LysE family translocator produces MIPLHDYLIFAAASLLMVLTPGPNMIYLISRSICQGRKAGVTSLLGVVAGFFVHLFAAALGLTAVFMAVPLAYEVLKWAGALYLLWLAWQALKPGARSPFEAQQLPADSPRKLVTMGFLTSALNPKIAMFYLSIFPQFINPEHGSVFAQSLILGMTQISVSFSVNLLIALFAAGIASWFANNPTWLSVQRYFMGFVLAGLAVRLMFEQRRTN; encoded by the coding sequence ATGATTCCACTCCACGACTATCTGATCTTCGCTGCCGCGTCGCTGTTGATGGTGCTGACCCCCGGGCCGAACATGATCTACCTGATATCCCGTTCGATCTGCCAGGGACGCAAGGCCGGCGTCACTTCGCTGTTGGGTGTCGTGGCGGGTTTCTTCGTCCACCTGTTCGCGGCCGCCCTGGGGCTGACCGCGGTGTTCATGGCGGTGCCCCTGGCCTACGAAGTGCTCAAGTGGGCCGGTGCCCTTTACCTGCTGTGGCTGGCCTGGCAGGCGCTCAAGCCGGGCGCCCGTTCGCCGTTCGAAGCCCAGCAGCTGCCGGCGGACTCGCCGCGCAAACTGGTGACCATGGGCTTTCTGACCAGCGCCCTGAACCCCAAGATTGCGATGTTCTACCTGTCGATCTTTCCCCAGTTCATCAACCCCGAGCATGGTTCGGTGTTCGCCCAGAGCCTGATTCTCGGCATGACCCAGATCAGCGTGAGCTTTTCGGTGAACCTGCTGATCGCGCTGTTTGCCGCGGGCATTGCCTCCTGGTTCGCCAACAACCCGACCTGGCTCTCGGTACAGCGCTACTTCATGGGGTTCGTGCTGGCAGGGCTGGCGGTGCGGTTGATGTTCGAACAACGCCGTACCAACTGA
- a CDS encoding NUDIX hydrolase yields the protein MSSFSVAAPSIIRIAAALLIGADGRTLLVRKRGTQAFMQPGGKIEAGELPVQALARELEEELGVCIDPSKARYLQQFSAPAANEPGHVVEAEVFLVHINGPVLPAAEIEEVRWIDPAGDGDLFLAPLTRDLILPFYRQAQADLA from the coding sequence ATGTCGTCGTTTTCCGTTGCTGCTCCCTCCATCATTCGTATTGCCGCCGCGCTGCTGATCGGTGCCGACGGTCGGACCCTGCTGGTGCGCAAGCGCGGCACCCAGGCCTTCATGCAGCCAGGTGGCAAGATCGAGGCCGGGGAACTGCCGGTGCAGGCTCTGGCCCGGGAGCTGGAAGAGGAGTTGGGGGTGTGCATCGACCCGAGCAAGGCCCGCTACCTGCAGCAGTTTTCCGCACCGGCGGCCAATGAGCCGGGGCATGTGGTAGAGGCCGAGGTATTTCTGGTCCACATAAACGGCCCGGTGCTTCCAGCGGCAGAGATCGAGGAGGTGCGCTGGATCGATCCGGCCGGCGATGGCGATTTGTTCCTGGCGCCGTTGACACGGGATCTGATCTTGCCGTTTTATCGCCAGGCCCAGGCGGATCTCGCCTGA
- a CDS encoding transglycosylase domain-containing protein has product MGALWQTDSRKTAVPGHSEDEAPLPKKPRARRYAWRLFWLLLLIALIALGMAASREMRTSKLQAQEFSRLASDLSYSLQPGPSDAVLYPGAGPFDRRLGYSALGEFLPRLLKRGYQIDAQTRFSAALMDYSKNGFFVPYTEKIQAGLSITDCRAAPLYRFNYPQQLYASFASIPPLMVHSLLFIENRDLLDPKLAQANPAVDWPRFAKAAWSQVAKLVHLPGQTAGGSTLATQLEKYRHSPDGLTLSGGEKIRQMISASVRAYQDGPQTLEARRRIVRDYLNSVPLSAVPGHGEVHGMAEGLRVWYGADFDQVNRALSSTANDAQSLAQRGLALRQVLSLMIAQRRPSHYLAKGRAELAELTDSHIRLLAQNDIIDPALSAAALASKVSYRDWQQQPTIQPIETNKGISVARSRLAALLNRPLYDLDRLDLSATSTLQSDLQRQATEYLKQLADPAFAAQIGVLGERLLTPTSTTQVRYSFTLFELTPDGSRVRVQTDSTDQPFDINEGSKLELGSTAKLRVLTTYLQIIAELHDRHAGQTPAELKKVAVNDQDRLSRWAIDYLLQNSDRSLPKMLDAALDRTYSASPGEAFFTGGGVHHFHNFRNEDNGRSPTLRDALRESINLPFIRLMRDLVRYSTYGGDSASAELLSDDANPRRQEYLARFADREGTSFLLRFWKKYRNKDTQARLDTFLDGMHPTAIRLAAVHRYLLPDASQESFKRFVRAHMKNAKTGEKLTDERLDKLYASYGPGVYDLPDQGYIAKVHPLDLWLLGYLMNNPDATFSQIVKASEFERQEVYSWLFKSRHRSARDSRIRTMLEVEAFLNIHQRWQSVGYPFDHLVPSLATAIGSSGDRPAALAELVGTILNDGVRLPTLRIDSLHFAAGTPYETRLSNDPGKGKRVMPSEVATALRGALSQVVDAGTAKRVSGSFKLADGTPLAMGGKTGTGDNRIEAIGAGGRVLSSKSINRTATFVFYIGEHHFGTLTAYVPGASAQAFKFTSALPVQVLKGMAPILMPYLQPGSSTQCQGSLAQR; this is encoded by the coding sequence ATGGGCGCTCTGTGGCAAACCGATTCGCGTAAAACCGCAGTGCCAGGCCACAGCGAGGACGAAGCGCCTTTACCCAAAAAGCCCCGAGCGCGCCGTTATGCCTGGCGCCTGTTCTGGCTGTTGCTGCTGATTGCCCTGATCGCCCTGGGGATGGCCGCGTCCCGGGAGATGCGCACCTCCAAGCTCCAGGCCCAGGAATTCAGCCGGCTGGCCAGCGACTTGAGCTACTCCCTGCAACCCGGTCCCAGCGATGCGGTGCTCTACCCAGGCGCCGGTCCCTTCGACCGTCGCCTGGGCTACAGCGCCCTGGGGGAATTCCTGCCGCGCCTGCTCAAGCGCGGCTACCAGATCGACGCACAGACGCGGTTTTCCGCAGCGTTGATGGACTACAGCAAAAATGGCTTTTTCGTGCCCTATACCGAAAAGATCCAGGCTGGGTTGTCCATCACCGATTGCCGCGCCGCGCCCTTGTACCGGTTCAATTATCCGCAACAGCTGTATGCCAGTTTCGCCAGCATCCCCCCGTTGATGGTGCACAGCCTGCTGTTCATCGAGAACCGCGACCTGCTGGATCCCAAGCTGGCCCAGGCCAATCCGGCGGTGGATTGGCCACGCTTCGCCAAGGCCGCCTGGTCCCAGGTGGCCAAGCTCGTGCACCTGCCGGGACAGACGGCCGGCGGCAGCACCCTGGCCACTCAGTTGGAAAAATACCGCCACTCCCCCGATGGCCTGACGCTGTCCGGGGGCGAGAAGATCCGGCAGATGATTTCCGCCAGCGTGCGCGCCTATCAGGACGGCCCGCAAACCCTGGAAGCCCGGCGCCGGATCGTCCGTGACTACCTCAACAGCGTGCCGCTGTCGGCCGTCCCCGGCCACGGTGAGGTGCATGGCATGGCCGAAGGACTGCGGGTCTGGTACGGCGCCGATTTCGATCAGGTCAACCGGGCCTTGAGCAGCACCGCCAACGATGCGCAAAGCCTGGCCCAGCGCGGGTTGGCCCTGCGCCAGGTGCTGTCGCTGATGATCGCGCAACGTCGCCCTTCCCATTACCTGGCCAAGGGCCGCGCAGAGCTGGCGGAACTGACCGACAGCCATATCCGCCTGCTGGCCCAGAACGACATCATCGACCCGGCCCTGAGCGCCGCCGCCCTGGCCAGCAAGGTCAGCTACCGCGACTGGCAGCAACAGCCGACGATCCAGCCGATCGAAACCAACAAGGGCATCAGCGTGGCCCGCAGCCGGCTGGCGGCGCTGCTCAACCGGCCCCTGTACGACCTGGACCGCCTCGACCTGTCCGCCACCAGCACCCTGCAGAGCGACCTGCAACGCCAGGCCACCGAGTACCTCAAGCAGTTGGCCGACCCGGCCTTCGCCGCGCAGATCGGCGTGCTCGGCGAACGCCTGCTGACCCCCACCAGCACCACCCAGGTGCGCTACAGCTTCACCCTGTTCGAACTGACCCCGGACGGCTCGCGAGTGCGAGTGCAGACCGACAGCACCGACCAGCCGTTCGATATCAACGAAGGCAGCAAGCTGGAACTGGGCTCCACCGCCAAGCTGCGGGTGCTGACCACCTACCTGCAGATCATCGCCGAGCTGCACGACAGGCATGCCGGACAAACCCCGGCCGAGCTGAAGAAGGTTGCGGTCAATGACCAGGACCGGCTGAGCCGCTGGGCCATCGACTACCTGCTGCAGAACAGCGACCGCAGCCTGCCGAAGATGCTCGACGCAGCCCTGGACCGCACTTATTCCGCCAGTCCCGGCGAAGCCTTCTTCACCGGCGGCGGGGTGCATCACTTCCACAACTTCCGCAACGAGGACAACGGCCGCAGCCCGACCCTGCGCGATGCCCTGCGCGAATCCATCAACCTGCCGTTCATCCGCCTGATGCGCGATCTGGTGCGCTACAGCACCTACGGCGGCGACAGCGCCAGCGCCGAACTGCTCAGCGACGACGCCAACCCTCGGCGCCAGGAGTACCTGGCGCGCTTCGCCGACCGCGAAGGCACGTCGTTTCTCCTGCGGTTCTGGAAGAAGTACCGCAACAAGGACACTCAAGCGCGCCTGGACACCTTTCTCGACGGCATGCATCCCACGGCGATCCGCCTGGCCGCGGTGCACCGCTACCTGCTGCCCGATGCCAGCCAAGAAAGCTTCAAGCGCTTTGTCCGGGCCCACATGAAAAACGCCAAGACCGGCGAAAAGCTCACCGACGAACGCCTGGACAAGCTCTACGCCAGCTATGGCCCGGGGGTCTACGACCTGCCGGACCAGGGTTACATCGCCAAGGTCCATCCCCTGGATCTGTGGCTGCTGGGCTACCTGATGAACAACCCCGACGCGACCTTCAGCCAGATCGTCAAGGCCAGCGAATTCGAGCGCCAGGAGGTCTACAGCTGGCTGTTCAAGAGCCGGCATCGCAGCGCCCGGGACAGCCGCATCCGCACCATGCTGGAGGTCGAGGCGTTTCTGAATATTCACCAGCGCTGGCAGAGCGTCGGTTACCCGTTCGACCACCTGGTGCCGTCCCTGGCCACCGCCATCGGCAGCTCCGGCGACCGCCCGGCGGCCCTGGCGGAACTGGTGGGCACCATTCTCAACGACGGTGTGCGCCTACCGACCCTGCGCATCGACAGCCTGCACTTTGCCGCCGGCACGCCCTACGAAACCCGCCTGAGCAATGACCCTGGCAAGGGCAAGCGGGTCATGCCGTCGGAAGTCGCTACGGCCCTGCGCGGCGCCCTGTCCCAAGTGGTGGATGCCGGCACCGCGAAGCGGGTGTCCGGCAGCTTCAAGCTGGCGGACGGCACCCCGCTGGCCATGGGTGGCAAGACCGGCA
- a CDS encoding FMN-binding glutamate synthase family protein, producing MSLSLLSRYAFFAACVIFTLASLPFLEHDWLWPFTLVTGLLSLLGIFDLLQSPHAVRRNYPILGNIRYLVEGIRPEIRQYLLESDSEALPFSRAQRSLVYSRAKNESADKPFGTLIDVYQSGFEFIGHSMRPAPLSDPSSFRVTVGGPQCTQPYSASVFNISAMSFGSLSANAIRALNQGAKLGNFAHDTGEGSISPYHREHGGDLTWELGSGYFGCRTADGRFDPERFAAQAQNPQVRMIEIKMSQGAKPGHGGILPKHKVTQEIADTRGIRMGEDCISPSSHSAFSTPIEMMHFIQQLRELSGGKPVGFKFCLGHPWEFMGIAKAMLETGILPDFIVVDGKEGGTGAAPVEFTDHIGAPMREGLLFVHNTLVGLNLRDKIKLGASGKIVSAFDIASVLAIGADWANSARGFMFAIGCIQSQSCHTNKCPTGVATQDNLRQRALVVPDKAQRVYSFHRNTLKALAEMLAAAGLQHPSQLEAKHLVRRMSATEIKLFSQLHVFLKPGELLTGEVNGEFYSRMWQLARADSFEPNNQAAA from the coding sequence ATGAGCCTGTCACTCCTGAGCCGCTACGCCTTCTTTGCTGCCTGCGTGATCTTCACCCTCGCCAGCCTGCCCTTTCTTGAACACGACTGGCTCTGGCCATTCACCCTGGTCACCGGCCTGCTGAGCCTGCTGGGGATCTTCGACTTGCTGCAAAGCCCGCACGCGGTGCGGCGCAACTACCCGATCCTGGGCAATATCCGCTACCTGGTGGAAGGTATCCGCCCGGAGATCCGCCAGTACCTGCTGGAGTCCGACAGCGAGGCCCTGCCCTTTTCCCGCGCCCAGCGCTCGCTGGTGTACTCCCGGGCCAAGAACGAAAGCGCCGACAAACCCTTCGGCACCCTGATCGACGTCTACCAGTCGGGCTTCGAGTTCATCGGCCACTCCATGCGTCCGGCGCCCCTGAGCGATCCCAGCAGCTTTCGCGTGACCGTCGGAGGCCCGCAGTGCACCCAGCCTTACTCGGCCTCGGTATTCAACATCTCGGCCATGAGCTTCGGCTCCCTCAGCGCCAACGCCATCCGCGCCCTGAACCAGGGCGCCAAGCTCGGCAACTTCGCCCACGACACCGGTGAAGGCAGCATCAGCCCCTATCACCGCGAGCACGGCGGCGACCTGACCTGGGAACTGGGCAGTGGCTACTTCGGCTGCCGCACTGCCGACGGCCGCTTCGACCCCGAGCGCTTCGCCGCCCAGGCGCAGAACCCCCAGGTACGCATGATCGAAATCAAGATGAGCCAGGGCGCCAAGCCAGGCCACGGCGGCATCCTGCCCAAGCACAAGGTGACCCAGGAAATTGCCGACACCCGCGGCATCCGCATGGGCGAGGACTGCATTTCGCCATCCAGCCACAGCGCCTTTTCCACCCCGATCGAAATGATGCATTTCATCCAGCAACTGCGTGAGCTGTCCGGCGGCAAACCGGTGGGCTTCAAGTTCTGCCTGGGCCACCCGTGGGAGTTCATGGGCATTGCCAAGGCCATGCTGGAAACCGGCATCCTGCCGGACTTCATCGTGGTCGACGGCAAGGAAGGCGGCACCGGCGCGGCACCGGTGGAGTTCACCGACCACATTGGCGCACCGATGCGCGAAGGCCTGCTGTTCGTCCACAACACCCTGGTGGGCCTGAACCTGCGGGACAAGATCAAGCTCGGTGCCAGCGGCAAGATCGTCAGCGCCTTCGACATCGCCAGCGTGTTGGCCATCGGCGCCGACTGGGCCAATTCGGCCCGCGGCTTCATGTTCGCCATCGGCTGCATCCAGTCGCAAAGCTGCCACACCAACAAGTGCCCGACCGGCGTGGCCACCCAGGACAACCTGCGCCAGCGTGCCCTGGTGGTGCCGGACAAGGCCCAGCGGGTGTACAGCTTCCACCGCAATACCCTCAAGGCCCTGGCGGAAATGCTCGCCGCCGCCGGCCTGCAACACCCTTCGCAACTGGAAGCCAAGCACCTGGTGCGGCGCATGTCGGCCACCGAGATCAAGCTGTTCTCCCAGTTGCACGTGTTCCTCAAGCCCGGCGAATTGCTCACCGGCGAGGTCAATGGCGAGTTCTACTCGCGCATGTGGCAACTGGCCCGGGCCGACAGTTTCGAACCCAACAACCAAGCCGCGGCTTAA
- a CDS encoding putative quinol monooxygenase yields the protein MLKVIAEDFIHPEHLDTVRPWYAELVEKTRQEPLCIAYDLFVDQQDPGHFIFVEQWPDRAALDAHCQTEHFTRLVPQINAFQRRECRVLLMDEF from the coding sequence ATGCTCAAGGTCATCGCTGAAGACTTCATCCACCCCGAACACCTGGACACGGTGCGCCCGTGGTACGCCGAACTGGTGGAAAAAACCCGCCAGGAACCGCTGTGCATCGCTTACGATCTGTTCGTTGATCAGCAAGACCCTGGGCACTTCATTTTCGTCGAACAGTGGCCGGACCGCGCCGCTCTCGACGCCCACTGCCAGACCGAGCACTTCACCCGCCTGGTGCCGCAGATCAATGCCTTCCAGCGCCGCGAATGCCGTGTGTTGCTGATGGACGAATTCTAG